One window from the genome of Nicotiana sylvestris chromosome 9, ASM39365v2, whole genome shotgun sequence encodes:
- the LOC104228312 gene encoding protein IQ-DOMAIN 11, producing the protein MAKKKSWFNLLKRIFVSESESRLEKAKRKRWVFARLKIRRLAAASSALSPPRERRHQKAEEKQSKPTINVDVERIDEAKAAAKTPEVEAEMASLKEGTESIHEPKNETLGLSKLTLHGQVPQYFYLYERKIEHLAAIKIQTAFRGYLARKALRALKALVRLQAIVRGRAVRRQAIATLKSLQSIVNIQSEVCAKRCDLVKTTVHCQENTLLDVGEKDIKIDLNSQRRWDNRFLSKEETNKLFSSKREAAIKRERIREYWLSHRRSTETEINGRRRYWLEQWVDAQLAKRDDLKNLDTLFSARNKEECERKDIKPRTLPKQYHTDQELVSPIYVPRRSFHHRRQHSSGDDNSFMGSPALPTYMAATESARAKARSLSSPRLRPLNTDVYSEINSPYKYKLSPISSINSDVTVASRIGSVTGFSQRSPCLKGTPGPIKSTRGIKDHNFESDGSFTNWDRIGACR; encoded by the exons ATGGCAAAGAAGAAGAGCTGGTTCAACTTGCTGAAGCGGATTTTCGTTTCAGAGTCTGAATCAAGATTAGAGAAG GCAAAGAGGAAGAGATGGGTATTTGCAAGGCTAAAGATCAGGAGATTGGCGGCGGCGTCCTCGGCCTTGTCACCACCAAGGGAAAGGAGACACCAGAAAGCAGAAGAGAAGCAGAGTAAGCCTACTATAAATGTTGATGTTGAAAGAATTGATGAAGCTAAAGCAGCTGCTAAAACACCAGAGGTTGAAGCTGAAATGGCTTCCTTAAAAGAAGGCACTGAATCTATCCATGAGCCCAAAAATGAAACTCTTGGATTGTCAAAATTGACTCTTCATGGCCAAGTGCCACAGTACTTCTACCTCTATGAGAGAAAGATTGAACATCTTGCTGCCATCAAAATTCAGACAGCTTTTCGTGGTTATCTT GCAAGAAAAGCTTTGAGAGCACTAAAGGCACTAGTCAGGCTTCAAGCTATTGTTCGCGGAAGGGCTGTTCGACGTCAGGCTATTGCTACCCTTAAGTCCTTGCAGTCAATTGTAAACATTCAGTCAGAAGTCTGTGCAAAGAGATGTGATCTGGTGAAAACCACGGTACATTGTCAAGAAAACACGTTGCTGGATGTGGGAGAGAAAGATATAAAG ATTGATCTAAACAGCCAGAGAAGGTGGGACAATCGATTTTTATCTAAGGAAGAGACAAACAAGTTGTTCTCAAGCAAAAGGGAGGCTGCTATCAAGAGAGAACGTATAAGAGAATACTGGTTAAGCCATCGA AGGTCAACAGAGACAGAAATAAATGGAAGACGCCGATACTGGTTAGAACAATGGGTAGATGCTCAGCTGGCCAAAAGAGATGACCTTAAAAACTTGGATACACTTTTCTCAGCAAGAAACAAAGAGGAATGTGAGAGAAAAGATATTAAACCGAGGACTTTACCAAAACAATACCATACAGATCAAGAATTGGTTTCTCCAATATATGTTCCAAGAAGATCATTTCACCACAGAAGACAGCACTCGAGCGGAGATGATAATTCTTTCATGGGCTCTCCTGCTCTTCCAACATACATGGCAGCCACTGAATCTGCAAGAGCAAAAGCAAGATCATTGAGCTCACCAAGGCTAAGACCTCTTAACACCGATGTTTACTCGGAGATTAATTCTCCCTATAAGTACAAGCTATCTCCCATATCTTCTATCAACAGTGATGTTACAGTAGCAAGTAGGATTGGAAGTGTTACTGGGTTCTCACAAAGATCACCATGCTTAAAAGGTACACCTGGTCCGATAAAATCAACCAGGGGAATTAAGGACCACAACTTTGAGTCAGATGGCTCCTTTACAAATTGGGATCGGATCGGTGCCTGCAGATGA